A region from the Fundulus heteroclitus isolate FHET01 chromosome 22, MU-UCD_Fhet_4.1, whole genome shotgun sequence genome encodes:
- the LOC105926173 gene encoding homeobox protein vent1 yields MVKYFSADWLAQSHHRRDAAQEVQGSCPASRPHVPCMVQPSAPTFGKGYLQPKPKPSRAAKQTEPDEIGGQQNSGAGSPLHPAGCLSPISEVSGYSSGYESEAASSECASVEEVSEAEKDAPQRRVRTKFTPEQIGKLEKIFSKHKYLDAGERVKTAHKLNLTETQVRTWFQNRRMKLKREVQDYLAPQIPSVTFQPLHPAQYHTVAAQQALYPAPGRSHYALPVPQLVLPQLTPHPAPHLMIRHSHFY; encoded by the exons ATGGTGAAGTACTTCTCCGCCGACTGGCTGGCGCAGAGCCACCACCGCAGAGACGCGGCGCAGGAGGTGCAGGGGTCCTGCCCGGCGAGCAGACCCCACGTCCCCTGCATGGTGCAGCCGAGCGCGCCGACGTTTGGCAAAGGTTACCTGCAGCCGAAACCCAAGCCGTCAAGGGCCGCTAAGCAGACAGAGCCAGACGAGATCGGGGGACAGCAGAACTCCGGCGCGGGCTCGCCTTTGCATCCGGCAGGCTGCttatcgccaa TTTCAGAAGTCAGCGGCTATTCCTCCGGGTACGAGAGCGAAGCCGCATCCTCCGAGTGTGCCTCCGTGGAAGAGGTGAGCGAGGCGGAGAAAGACGCGCCGCAGCGCCGAGTGCGCACAAAGTTCACCCCCGAGCAGATCGGCAAGCTGGAGAAGATCTTCAGCAAGCACAAGTACCTGGATGCGGGGGAAAGGGTGAAGACGGCGCACAAGCTGAACCTCACAGAAACGCAG GTCAGGACGTGGTTCCAGAACAGGCGGATGAAGCTGAAACGAGAGGTCCAGGACTACCTCGCCCCCCAGATCCCGTCGGTGACCTTCCAGCCTCTGCACCCGGCTCAGTACCACACCGTGGCCGCGCAGCAGGCCCTCTACCCCGCACCCGGCCGGAGCCACTACGCGCTGCCCGTCCCGCAGCTCGTCCTGCCGCAGCTGACTCCTCACCCCGCGCCTCATCTCATGATCCGGCATTCACATTTTTACTGA